From a single Populus nigra chromosome 18, ddPopNigr1.1, whole genome shotgun sequence genomic region:
- the LOC133678698 gene encoding RNA-binding KH domain-containing protein RCF3-like isoform X2 — protein MDRSRSKRNYYYDHQDYDNDNLNNNNMTRTTKPRYNNNNNNNYYRHRGQGGNNMFNNNNNNRFSRTQQQQQPQQQQQQQQDQSSSLMVTTSYRILCHDMKAGGVIGKSGSIIKSIRQHTGAWINVHELIPGDEERIIEISDTRRRDPEGRMPSFSPAQEALFLIHDRILENDLQYGVVSSGVGGLEEDEYVGRGGNRVATRLVVSRMHVGCLLGKGGKIIEQMRMETKTQIRILPRDHTLPRCVSMSEEIVQVVGDVSAVKNAIAIISSRLRESQHRDRSHFHGRVHSPERPFDDDYIPHINTRRSSMDGPPSLGSRVPGSNYRNNNYSSRASGFAVDAGADPIADSAQPFYVEDLVFRILCPIDKLNRVVGESDGIVDLLQNEIGVDVKVADPVSGSDEQIITIFSEEGPDDELFPAQEALLHIQTRIVDLVPDNDNITTTRLLVRSSEIGCLEGRDVSLSEIERLTGATIEILPKEKLPSYLSGIDEIVQGWK, from the exons ATGGACAGATCTAGATCCAAGAGAAACTACTACTATGACCATCAAGATTATGACAATGACAacctcaacaacaacaacatgacTAGGACGACCAAACCCAgatacaacaataacaacaacaacaattattaCCGTCACCGTGGACAAGGAGGCAACAACAtgttcaacaacaacaacaacaacaggttTTCAAGAAcccaacagcagcagcaaccacagcagcagcagcagcagcaacaagacCAATCATCGTCATTAAtggtgacaacaagttacagaATTTTATGTCATGATATGAAAGCAGGAGGAGTAATTGGGAAGTCGGGGAGTATAATAAAGTCAATTAGGCAACACACAGGGGCGTGGATTAATGTTCATGAGTTGATTCCTGGTGACGAGGAGAGAATTATTGAGATTTCGGATACGCGTAGGAGAGACCCAGAAGGGAGAATGCCTTCCTTTTCGCCAGCTCAAGAGGCGCTCTTCTTGATACATGATAGGATTCTTGAGAATGATTTGCAGTATGGGGTGGTGAGTAGTGGTGTTGGTGGGTTGGAAGAGGATGAGTATGTGGGGAGAGGAGGAAATAGAGTGGCTACCAGGTTGGTTGTTTCTAGAATGCACGTGGGTTGTTTGTTAGGAAAAGGGGGGAAGATTATTGAGCAAATGAGGATGGAAACAAAGACCCAGATTAGGATTTTGCCTAGAGATCATACTTTGCCAAGATGTGTTTCCATGTCTGAGGAGATTGTTCAG GTTGTAGGTGATGTCAGTGCTGTGAAAAATGCCATTGCGATTATTTCATCAAGATTGAGAGAGAGTCAGCATCGTGACCGCAGTCATTTTCATGGACGAGTTCACTCACCAGAACGGccttttgatgatgattatatTCCTCACATTAATACACGTCGTTCCTCGATGGATGGACCACCCTCTCTTGGCTCACGAGTACCTGGTTCCAACTACAGAAACAATAACTATTCCTCACGAGCATCTGGTTTTGCTGTTGATGCTGGGGCTGATCCCATTGCTGACAGTGCACAGCCCTTTTATGTTGAGGACCTTGTGTTTCGAATCCTTTGCCCAATTGACAAACTTAATAGAGTTGTAGGAGAGTCTGATGGCATAGTGGACTTGCTTCAAAATGAAATTGGTGTGGATGTTAAGGTCGCTGATCCTGTCTCTGGTTCTGATGAACAGATAATCACCATTTTCTCTGAGGAG GGTCCTGATGATGAGCTGTTTCCTGCTCAAGAAGCTTTGTTACACATTCAAACTCGCATTGTTGATCTTGTTCCAGATAATGACAACATAACAACAACTAGGTTACTTGTCCGGTCTAGTGAGATTGGGTGTTTAGAGGGAAGAGATGTCTCATTATCTGAGATAGAAAGGTTAACTGGTGCAACAATAGAGATCTTGCCAAAGGAAAAGCTTCCGTCATATCTATCGGGGATAGATGAGATTGTACAG GGTTGGAAATGA
- the LOC133678776 gene encoding uncharacterized protein LOC133678776 isoform X3 — protein MPFCEVAKQQTSLDDAVDAASSSSSSNKGIKIFYKTYGHGPTKVLLIIGLAGTHDSWGPQIKGLTGTERSNDDYDHDRMRAVDPNSSDSGGCGYGGNGIQVCAFDNRGMGRSSVPTKKSEYTTKIMAKDAIVLMDHLGWRKAHIFGHSMGAMIACKLAAMVPDRVLSLALLNVTGGGFECLPKLDSRTISVAIRFLKAKTPEQRAAVDLDTHYTKEYLDEHVGSSTRRAILYQEYVKGISSTGMQSSYGFDGQVNACWTHKMTPTEIELIKSAGFLVSVIHGRRMKYTKLLTH, from the exons ATGCCTTTTTGTGAGGTAGCTAAACAACAGACCAGTTTAGATGATGCAGTTGATGCTgctagcagcagcagcagcagcaacaaaggCATCAAAATCTTTTACAAAACTTATGGTCATGGCCCCACAAAAGTTCTTCTCATTATAG GATTGGCTGGGACACATGATTCATGGGGTCCACAAATAAAGGGACTTACAGGGACAGAGAGGTCCAATGACGACTACGACCACGACAGAATGAGGGCCGTTGATCCGAACTCAAGTGATAGTGGGGGTTGTGGGTATGGTGGCAATGGTATTCAAGTTTGTGCCTTTGATAATCGTGGTATGGGAAGGAGTTCTGTGCCCACCAAGAAATCTGAATATAC AACAAAAATAATGGCAAAAGATGCAATTGTTTTGATGGATCATTTGGGTTGGAGAAAAGCTCATATATTTGGCCATTCAATGG GTGCTATGATAGCTTGCAAGTTAGCAGCAATGGTGCCGGACAGAGTTCTATCTTTGGCATTACTTAATGTGACCGGTGGAGGTTTCGAATGTTTACCAAAG CTTGACAGTCGAACAATATCTGTCGCTATCCGTTTCTTGAAGGCAAAAACTCCTGAGCAAAGGGCTGCAGTTGACTTAGACACCCACTACACAAAG GAATATCTTGATGAGCACGTTGGGTCTAGCACAAGAAGAGCAATTCTGTATCAG GAATACGTCAAAGGTATATCATCAACTGGAATGCAGTCTAGTTATGGTTTTGATGGTCAAGTCAATGCTTGCTGGACGCATAAGATGACACCAACAgaaattgaattaatcaaatctGCTGGATTTCTTGTATCAGTCATACATGGCAG